One Deinococcus roseus genomic window carries:
- a CDS encoding phosphodiester glycosidase family protein: MRSRVFAVALLLFLNSAHARPVYLAGQNARTQTRTLQGQEVLPLEGLVLLGVQVNQDRQTIELVFQNNRFVFKSGSGWEGATLPGLVFEQGKWYVPLAVLDALGFRALNNLPELLDYAALPVVVPAAQPVETAQTSPAPMLPEPVPNPEVPQVVLPQFQGIRHSVQIEEYTERTRIVLDLSAPTQYEVKDNKITLFATQGQNLAQAIAGSKGVKGIRVEQNAQGMRASLTLSRDAEFKVFPLQNPPRVVIDVFQFVRPVTPPFPNLSSLPAGVSYQKLGDLELLTFQRSQFQPKLTSGFLQGVETFVKQGQAVAGINGGYFDMKTGFPVDMVVKEGRLLFGGLEKRAAVGFTSSGDLMWGIPKARYTLSTPLGQERVNSVRSGPRDGWLTLFVGDGKNVVGGKNFVTLTVQDGVVTRVSTGAFKAAEGEITVTFQPEKHPILPTKVGATVGVSVAWTDESWLTARDVLAAGPMLVKDSQYAVNAVQEDFDTGASVWRPTRQVAFGTTGAGDYVFAYLKWGTPEDFARALLKAGLKQAMRLDSGTSATVFVSGGFLNRTWSRPVPNAILMVPRLTTAQK; this comes from the coding sequence ATGCGTTCCCGTGTTTTTGCTGTTGCTCTGCTGCTTTTCCTGAATTCTGCCCATGCCCGTCCGGTGTACCTGGCGGGGCAGAACGCCCGCACCCAGACCCGGACCCTGCAAGGCCAGGAGGTGCTTCCCCTGGAAGGTCTGGTGCTTTTGGGTGTGCAGGTCAACCAGGACCGGCAAACCATTGAACTTGTCTTCCAGAACAACCGTTTTGTGTTCAAAAGTGGTTCTGGCTGGGAGGGCGCAACCCTTCCTGGTCTGGTCTTTGAGCAGGGAAAATGGTATGTGCCCCTTGCTGTGCTGGACGCTCTGGGTTTCAGGGCCCTCAACAACCTGCCTGAACTGCTGGATTATGCTGCTTTGCCTGTGGTGGTGCCTGCTGCTCAACCTGTTGAAACTGCCCAGACTTCCCCAGCGCCCATGCTGCCCGAACCCGTTCCCAACCCTGAAGTTCCCCAGGTGGTGCTGCCCCAATTCCAGGGCATCCGGCACAGCGTGCAGATCGAGGAGTACACAGAGCGCACCCGCATCGTGCTGGACCTCTCTGCTCCCACCCAGTACGAGGTGAAAGACAACAAAATCACCCTGTTTGCAACCCAGGGGCAGAATCTGGCCCAGGCCATTGCAGGTTCAAAAGGGGTAAAGGGCATTCGGGTGGAGCAAAATGCCCAGGGCATGCGGGCCAGCCTGACCCTCTCCAGAGATGCAGAATTCAAGGTGTTTCCCCTGCAAAACCCGCCCCGGGTCGTCATTGATGTTTTTCAATTTGTGCGTCCTGTAACACCTCCTTTCCCCAACCTTTCCAGTTTGCCTGCCGGGGTGTCCTACCAGAAACTGGGAGACCTGGAATTGCTCACTTTCCAGCGCAGCCAGTTTCAACCCAAATTGACCTCGGGTTTCTTGCAGGGTGTGGAAACCTTCGTGAAGCAGGGACAGGCCGTGGCAGGCATCAATGGCGGTTACTTCGACATGAAAACCGGATTTCCCGTAGACATGGTGGTGAAAGAAGGCCGCTTGCTGTTTGGAGGTCTGGAAAAACGGGCAGCCGTGGGCTTCACCTCTTCGGGGGATTTGATGTGGGGCATTCCCAAAGCCCGTTACACCCTCTCCACTCCGCTGGGTCAGGAGCGGGTCAATTCGGTGCGATCAGGTCCCAGGGACGGCTGGCTGACCCTTTTTGTGGGAGACGGAAAAAACGTGGTGGGAGGCAAGAATTTTGTGACCCTGACGGTGCAAGATGGTGTTGTGACCCGGGTGAGCACAGGCGCTTTCAAGGCCGCAGAAGGAGAAATAACCGTCACATTCCAGCCCGAAAAACACCCCATTTTGCCCACCAAAGTGGGGGCAACGGTGGGGGTCAGTGTGGCCTGGACCGATGAATCCTGGCTGACCGCGCGCGATGTGCTGGCGGCTGGACCCATGCTGGTCAAAGACAGCCAGTATGCCGTCAATGCTGTGCAAGAAGACTTTGACACCGGGGCAAGTGTCTGGAGGCCCACCCGTCAGGTGGCGTTTGGGACCACAGGTGCAGGAGATTACGTCTTTGCATACCTGAAATGGGGCACCCCGGAAGACTTTGCCCGTGCCCTGCTCAAAGCGGGCCTGAAGCAGGCCATGCGTCTGGACAGCGGAACCAGTGCCACAGTGTTTGTTTCAGGCGGGTTCCTCAACCGCACCTGGTCCAGACCTGTCCCCAATGCGATCCTGATGGTGCCCAGATTGACCACTGCCCAGAAGTGA
- a CDS encoding CbiX/SirB N-terminal domain-containing protein, with the protein MRSLVLIGHGSHLNPDSARAVYHYAELLRKAGSFSEVIEGYWKEEPSLRQVLRTTRYSDVTVIPMFISEGYFTETVIPRELNLGHAGPVPAHGITRQLGGKTVRYTQPFGVHPKMAEVILERAREAFPELSPEDTGLLIIGHGTTRNQNSNRVIYQNRDRLREQGLFKEVHALFLDEDPKVDTWDTLFTAKHVVMVPFFTAEGWHTQETIPEELGLTGKTTAFAEHTVHYALPVGTHPMLAEVVLELAQDALKNSSASGEPSPEQQAAWGTFLDLARQGMRLGELLIQQEVGLYTVQHMLDQGKDQLQVFVSPESLRDLVRLSDAGEYRPVHTLRNLPTGWKAVFNESDFQRAIGHVYPGVIEDTFLYQRGALRVTPWISTARRQTGIYSRVQQATLKDVEQVSKKICGKCLKSRLWYGDTLYQTFLDGVPGAIPCVEACTYVISEVREHVVRKEQALQETPVSS; encoded by the coding sequence ATGCGTTCACTGGTGCTGATCGGACACGGCTCCCACCTCAATCCTGATTCTGCACGGGCGGTTTACCACTATGCAGAACTGCTGCGCAAGGCAGGGTCTTTCAGTGAGGTGATCGAGGGGTACTGGAAAGAAGAGCCTTCCCTCAGACAGGTGCTCAGGACCACCCGCTATTCGGATGTCACGGTGATTCCCATGTTCATCAGTGAGGGTTACTTCACCGAGACGGTGATCCCCAGAGAACTCAACCTGGGACATGCAGGTCCGGTGCCTGCCCATGGCATCACCCGGCAACTGGGTGGCAAAACCGTGCGTTACACCCAGCCTTTCGGGGTGCATCCCAAAATGGCGGAGGTGATTTTGGAAAGGGCCAGAGAGGCCTTTCCCGAACTGTCCCCCGAAGACACCGGGCTTTTGATCATCGGACATGGGACCACCCGCAATCAGAACAGCAACCGGGTGATTTACCAGAACCGGGACCGCCTGCGTGAGCAGGGCCTTTTCAAAGAAGTGCACGCGCTCTTTCTGGATGAAGACCCCAAAGTGGACACCTGGGACACCCTGTTCACAGCAAAGCATGTGGTGATGGTGCCTTTCTTCACTGCAGAGGGCTGGCACACCCAGGAAACCATTCCAGAAGAACTGGGTCTGACCGGAAAAACCACGGCATTTGCAGAACACACCGTGCATTACGCTTTGCCTGTGGGCACCCATCCCATGCTGGCAGAGGTGGTGCTGGAACTGGCGCAGGATGCCCTGAAAAACAGTTCAGCCAGTGGAGAACCCAGTCCAGAGCAGCAGGCAGCCTGGGGAACTTTTCTGGACCTGGCCCGGCAGGGCATGCGCCTGGGAGAACTGCTGATCCAGCAGGAAGTGGGGCTTTATACCGTTCAGCACATGCTGGATCAGGGAAAGGACCAGCTGCAGGTGTTTGTGAGTCCTGAATCCCTGCGGGATCTGGTGCGCCTTTCAGATGCAGGAGAATACCGTCCAGTGCACACGCTTCGCAACCTTCCCACTGGCTGGAAAGCGGTGTTCAACGAATCCGATTTCCAGCGGGCCATCGGGCATGTGTATCCCGGGGTCATTGAAGACACCTTCCTGTACCAGAGAGGGGCACTCAGGGTCACACCCTGGATCAGCACGGCCCGCAGGCAGACCGGGATTTACAGTCGGGTGCAGCAGGCCACTTTAAAAGATGTGGAGCAGGTCAGCAAGAAAATTTGTGGAAAATGCCTGAAAAGCCGTTTGTGGTACGGAGACACCCTTTACCAGACTTTTCTTGATGGGGTTCCTGGTGCGATTCCCTGTGTGGAAGCCTGCACCTACGTGATCTCTGAAGTGCGGGAACATGTGGTGCGCAAAGAGCAGGCGTTGCAGGAAACCCCTGTTTCTTCTTGA
- a CDS encoding flavin reductase family protein gives MFHPIDPQHFRASLGRFPSGVTVISCKQEGQVYGMTASAFVSVSMEPPLVLVSVANKARMHAHLLAAETFGISVLSQEQAHWSNHFAGKLHDQEPEFAEWDGVPVLEGALVNLVLKKDKAIEAGDHTLFLGEITHTRYTDQDALLYFRGQYGAFQGK, from the coding sequence ATGTTTCATCCCATTGATCCTCAACATTTTCGGGCCAGTCTGGGGCGCTTTCCCAGTGGCGTTACCGTCATTTCCTGCAAGCAAGAAGGCCAGGTTTATGGCATGACCGCCAGTGCTTTTGTCAGCGTTTCCATGGAGCCCCCTCTGGTGCTGGTTTCGGTGGCAAACAAGGCCCGCATGCATGCCCACCTGCTGGCTGCAGAAACCTTTGGCATCAGCGTTCTGTCCCAGGAGCAGGCACACTGGAGCAACCACTTTGCTGGCAAACTGCACGACCAGGAGCCAGAGTTCGCAGAGTGGGATGGTGTTCCTGTGCTGGAAGGTGCGCTGGTGAATCTGGTGCTCAAGAAAGACAAAGCCATTGAAGCCGGAGACCACACCCTCTTTCTGGGAGAGATCACGCACACCCGCTACACCGACCAGGACGCTCTGCTTTACTTCAGAGGACAGTATGGTGCCTTTCAGGGAAAATGA
- a CDS encoding pilus assembly PilX N-terminal domain-containing protein, with the protein MAKTVPHPQTSRKRNGGFAAVTALGFLLIVVILVGIAAVSAVGNRKNAKYSVRISQAQYAAESGLEEAVYQVWHKIWSGVTPTSSADYRLKLNASSEPFKTPGGNFTVNRTLSGGGQYNISITRRPMANNDVVFDIVSTGTLQDGTTRVLSQVFKVAGTLFNGFDYALLTNNVNCIFCHTTIQDMSALGGAAAPTNPQDRVKVASLETMQIRPDPEEAAQHDHVDTVIAGTLYLRGKFQDKSGNDLTSQMNTLSLQTTQTVDQGAITSRTMQNLTPQNCQTVTNCKDKAYKNFYVNYPDKANVDAALGGKWPDGVLPDKFPLPIPEKGTPNNTIDQLEWDEVVDNSNNNMDEENPKGKIMGGKITINPSAAGLYDWPAGNATEVTSTKWSTKQNVVLDGTSSTLKLEGTTYINGDVVIRGKIAGTGKIIASGNVYVMGDVTYDCAPAATCDYTKPETLPQVGLIAGGNMMIGDFLTRRMQSGDTGSNSLKAADQYVDSGGNDPALSSCTNKCNIMSFSAREATIFNRAELEKAVLNPSYTPRFYTYEKDAPVFFYNVLNSEGTDDYRSSSVIGFEVVGGVLKDKYGNNFTATTGVKTSAGTKNVTAAGLKAIWDKANKLTMSGTNAWISKQQLKSLWVKSVECASTVDKNGGSCGTATRNKGPLRTDGLLYSSNAIFSIARGKHGTGQDSRLQGRWDLRGSMAAADTGVLVTGSNPSAVDSNSRNKLTEGWNTIGTEGVDNTTERGLSIYYDARMKSFMKIKQDDLPILQRSEWKVGTK; encoded by the coding sequence ATGGCGAAAACTGTTCCTCACCCGCAAACCTCTCGCAAAAGAAATGGTGGATTTGCCGCTGTTACTGCTCTGGGTTTTTTGTTGATCGTTGTGATTCTCGTTGGGATTGCTGCGGTCAGCGCAGTGGGCAACCGCAAAAATGCCAAATATTCCGTGAGAATTTCCCAGGCCCAATACGCCGCCGAATCTGGTCTTGAAGAAGCTGTTTATCAGGTCTGGCACAAGATCTGGAGTGGTGTCACCCCCACCAGTTCGGCAGACTACCGCCTGAAACTCAATGCATCATCTGAACCCTTCAAAACACCCGGAGGCAACTTCACTGTCAACCGCACCCTTTCTGGTGGAGGACAGTACAACATTTCCATCACCCGTCGCCCCATGGCCAACAACGATGTGGTCTTTGACATTGTCAGCACGGGCACCCTGCAGGATGGCACCACCCGTGTGCTCAGCCAGGTCTTCAAGGTGGCTGGCACACTGTTCAACGGCTTTGACTATGCCCTGCTCACCAACAACGTGAACTGCATTTTCTGCCACACCACCATTCAGGACATGAGTGCGCTGGGTGGTGCTGCGGCTCCCACCAATCCCCAGGATCGCGTCAAAGTGGCTTCTCTGGAAACCATGCAAATCCGCCCTGACCCTGAAGAAGCTGCCCAGCACGACCACGTGGACACCGTGATTGCAGGCACCCTGTACCTGCGCGGAAAATTCCAGGACAAATCCGGCAACGACCTGACCAGTCAGATGAACACCCTGTCGCTGCAAACCACCCAGACGGTGGATCAGGGAGCCATCACCAGCCGCACCATGCAGAACCTGACCCCCCAGAATTGCCAGACGGTCACCAACTGCAAAGACAAAGCCTACAAAAACTTTTACGTGAATTACCCGGACAAGGCCAACGTGGATGCCGCCCTGGGGGGCAAATGGCCTGATGGGGTTTTGCCTGACAAATTCCCCCTGCCCATTCCTGAAAAAGGCACCCCCAACAACACCATTGACCAGCTGGAATGGGATGAAGTGGTGGACAACTCCAACAACAACATGGATGAGGAAAACCCCAAAGGCAAGATCATGGGGGGCAAGATCACCATCAATCCTTCTGCTGCAGGGCTTTACGACTGGCCTGCAGGCAACGCCACTGAAGTGACCAGCACCAAGTGGAGCACCAAACAGAATGTGGTGCTGGATGGCACCTCTTCCACCTTGAAACTGGAAGGCACCACCTACATCAACGGTGATGTGGTCATCCGCGGAAAAATTGCAGGCACCGGAAAAATCATTGCCAGCGGCAACGTGTATGTGATGGGAGACGTCACCTACGACTGTGCTCCGGCTGCAACTTGTGATTACACCAAACCCGAAACCCTGCCCCAGGTGGGCCTGATTGCGGGTGGCAACATGATGATCGGTGACTTTTTGACCCGCCGCATGCAGTCTGGAGACACCGGTTCCAATTCCCTGAAAGCCGCCGATCAATATGTGGATTCGGGAGGCAACGACCCTGCCCTCAGCAGCTGCACCAACAAATGCAACATCATGTCTTTCAGCGCCAGAGAAGCCACCATCTTCAACCGTGCAGAACTGGAAAAAGCTGTGCTGAACCCCAGCTACACCCCCAGGTTCTACACCTATGAAAAAGATGCTCCTGTTTTCTTTTACAACGTGCTGAACAGCGAAGGCACCGATGACTACAGAAGCTCCAGTGTGATTGGTTTTGAAGTGGTGGGTGGTGTCCTGAAAGACAAATACGGCAACAACTTCACGGCCACCACCGGAGTGAAAACTTCTGCAGGCACCAAAAATGTCACTGCTGCTGGCCTGAAAGCCATCTGGGACAAAGCCAACAAACTCACCATGTCCGGCACCAATGCCTGGATTTCCAAGCAGCAATTGAAGTCCCTGTGGGTCAAATCTGTGGAATGTGCTTCCACCGTGGACAAAAACGGTGGAAGCTGTGGGACCGCCACCCGCAACAAAGGTCCCCTGCGCACCGATGGATTGCTCTACTCTTCCAATGCCATTTTCTCCATTGCACGCGGTAAACACGGTACGGGCCAGGACTCCAGGCTGCAGGGCCGCTGGGATCTGCGTGGCAGCATGGCTGCTGCAGACACGGGCGTGCTGGTCACAGGCAGCAACCCAAGCGCAGTGGACAGCAACAGCCGCAACAAACTCACCGAAGGCTGGAACACCATTGGCACGGAAGGCGTGGACAACACCACCGAGCGTGGCCTCAGCATCTACTATGATGCCCGCATGAAGAGCTTCATGAAAATCAAGCAAGATGACCTGCCCATCCTGCAACGCAGCGAATGGAAGGTGGGCACAAAATGA
- a CDS encoding pilus assembly FimT family protein, which produces MKSGAGFTLIEILLTVAVMGIMSGIAVFSFFNFQTKQQLRDGVVQFAGELNNLRAQARKTSSNWTITWVGGASNYQVTNNSVTTVRNLATGVKFDGSGSKTLNFQAPYGLLDQTNLAITLKGRNNATQGIYLIGMGGKVVIK; this is translated from the coding sequence ATGAAATCCGGGGCAGGTTTTACCCTCATTGAAATTCTCCTGACCGTGGCGGTGATGGGAATCATGAGTGGAATTGCTGTTTTCAGTTTTTTCAATTTTCAAACCAAACAGCAATTGCGTGATGGTGTGGTTCAATTCGCTGGCGAGCTGAACAACCTGCGTGCCCAGGCCAGAAAAACCTCCAGCAACTGGACCATCACCTGGGTGGGAGGAGCCAGCAACTATCAGGTGACCAACAACAGTGTTACCACAGTGCGCAACCTGGCCACCGGGGTCAAATTTGATGGCAGTGGCTCAAAAACCTTGAACTTTCAGGCCCCTTATGGTCTGCTGGACCAGACCAACCTGGCCATCACGCTCAAAGGCCGAAACAACGCCACCCAGGGCATTTACTTGATTGGCATGGGCGGCAAAGTGGTGATCAAATGA
- a CDS encoding prepilin-type N-terminal cleavage/methylation domain-containing protein gives MNNKGVTIIEILIAIALIGVISILSTYFLSGFQLNSAAQYDTNMQAFSRSYMDDVRAYWSIAGNYKSNMLPINGSGQAVAPPTGYKYKVDVKTAVPSTTPVNIRSLTYAPALVVTAVNDVTPVPLKSVILTVTTPKGRVEVFTLQIAAPAGGGS, from the coding sequence ATGAACAACAAAGGCGTCACCATCATCGAGATTCTCATCGCCATTGCCCTCATTGGTGTGATCTCCATCCTCTCGACCTACTTTCTCAGTGGTTTCCAGCTGAACAGTGCTGCACAATACGACACCAACATGCAAGCTTTCTCCAGAAGCTACATGGATGATGTGCGGGCTTACTGGAGCATTGCGGGCAACTACAAAAGCAACATGTTGCCCATCAACGGCTCTGGGCAGGCGGTTGCTCCTCCCACCGGTTACAAATACAAAGTGGATGTCAAAACAGCTGTTCCCAGCACAACCCCGGTGAACATCCGTTCCCTGACCTACGCCCCTGCCCTGGTGGTGACTGCGGTCAATGATGTCACCCCGGTTCCTCTCAAAAGCGTCATCCTGACCGTGACCACCCCCAAAGGTCGCGTGGAAGTGTTCACTTTGCAGATTGCAGCTCCTGCAGGAGGAGGCTCATGA
- a CDS encoding PilW family protein has product MKPQQGFTLIEMLVAGVLGVFILGIGLMQLQVGVKNTTSIYNQQQMMEDFRNTGNYIADNLSAAGYIFPSGAVITLGSGDYSVKNPLTSSNVWTLGTHPMVAMLLHPRDSTAACTLGVSENGCVRFMAFYAVARSTVVTQAPANENPGADPQNDATSWTLYAYQQAINATSLKKYLEALDAASLLDKPSYTTSKGSLLADYLKTSAFVVTYLNCLVDGNIQATCVNAQSSASRLTFSMAGSMKRGSSIVYAPSDKLQFQAASRNLLLF; this is encoded by the coding sequence ATGAAGCCCCAGCAAGGTTTCACCCTGATTGAGATGCTGGTGGCAGGTGTGCTGGGGGTGTTCATTCTGGGCATCGGTTTGATGCAGTTGCAGGTGGGCGTCAAAAACACCACTTCCATTTACAACCAGCAGCAAATGATGGAAGATTTCCGCAACACCGGGAATTACATTGCAGACAACCTGTCTGCAGCAGGGTACATTTTTCCCAGTGGAGCAGTGATCACCCTTGGCTCTGGGGATTACTCCGTGAAAAACCCCCTCACCAGCAGCAACGTCTGGACCCTGGGCACCCACCCCATGGTGGCCATGCTGCTGCATCCCCGGGACAGCACTGCTGCCTGCACCCTGGGGGTGTCTGAAAATGGTTGTGTGCGGTTCATGGCTTTTTACGCTGTCGCCCGCAGCACGGTGGTCACTCAGGCCCCCGCCAATGAGAACCCAGGTGCAGATCCACAAAACGATGCCACCAGCTGGACCCTTTATGCGTACCAGCAAGCCATCAATGCCACCAGCCTTAAAAAATACCTGGAAGCCCTGGACGCTGCTTCTCTGCTGGACAAGCCCAGCTACACCACCTCCAAGGGTTCTTTGCTGGCGGACTACCTGAAGACCAGTGCTTTTGTGGTCACTTACCTCAACTGTCTGGTGGATGGCAACATCCAGGCCACCTGTGTCAACGCCCAGAGCAGTGCCAGCCGCCTGACCTTCTCCATGGCAGGCAGCATGAAACGGGGCAGCTCCATCGTGTATGCCCCCAGCGACAAATTGCAGTTTCAGGCGGCTTCCCGCAACCTGCTGTTGTTCTGA
- a CDS encoding sigma 54-interacting transcriptional regulator encodes MLQPHTLGELLELPQYAGRKPFDHKTESIKDEVRRNLISKLRNREKLFPGIEGFEETVIPQLVGALLSKQNFILLGLRGQAKSRILRQITSLLDEYIPIIDGIDMPDDPLNPIGAEGKALLESHGMDLPIRWWHRDDRYVEKLATPDVTVADLIGDVDPIKAARLGTSLGDTRSMHFGLLPRANRAIFAVNELADLSPKVQVALFNILQEGDVQIKGYPIRLLLDVMLVFSANPEDYTARGKIVTPLKDRIGSEVRTHYPRTVEEGMTITRNEAYTPAGVTLPTFIQELIEEIAFQAREDNRVDKLSGVSQRLPISLTELVAASTERRSLLHGDAPVARVADVYQALPAITGKLELEYEGELKGADTVAKEIIRKAAGQVFAKRVKADTTDLERWFEKGGVFKVPQAGDEMGALRSMRNLPGLIPLAGQLSEGNNDAHRLSAAEFILEGLYGRKKLARAEESYTAPEPEQPRFKGGGRWN; translated from the coding sequence ATGCTGCAACCTCATACGCTAGGGGAACTTCTTGAACTTCCGCAGTACGCTGGGCGCAAGCCCTTTGACCACAAAACCGAAAGCATCAAAGATGAGGTGCGCAGAAACCTGATTTCCAAACTGCGCAACCGTGAAAAACTCTTTCCAGGCATTGAAGGCTTCGAAGAGACCGTGATTCCGCAGCTGGTGGGTGCCCTGCTCAGCAAGCAGAATTTCATCCTGCTGGGCTTGCGCGGCCAGGCCAAAAGCCGCATTTTGCGCCAGATCACCAGCCTGCTGGACGAATACATCCCCATCATTGATGGCATTGACATGCCCGATGATCCCCTCAACCCCATTGGGGCAGAAGGCAAGGCTTTGCTGGAGTCTCATGGGATGGATTTGCCCATCCGCTGGTGGCACCGCGACGACCGTTACGTGGAAAAACTGGCCACCCCCGATGTCACAGTGGCAGATTTGATCGGAGATGTGGACCCCATCAAGGCGGCCCGTCTGGGCACCTCGCTGGGAGACACCCGCAGCATGCACTTCGGGCTGTTGCCCAGGGCCAACCGCGCCATCTTTGCCGTGAACGAACTGGCAGACCTGTCTCCCAAAGTTCAGGTGGCGCTGTTCAACATCCTGCAGGAAGGAGACGTGCAGATCAAAGGGTATCCCATCCGCCTCTTGCTGGATGTGATGCTGGTGTTCTCGGCCAACCCTGAGGATTACACGGCCCGGGGCAAGATTGTCACGCCCCTCAAAGACCGCATCGGGTCTGAAGTGCGCACCCACTACCCCAGAACGGTGGAAGAGGGCATGACCATCACCCGCAACGAGGCCTACACCCCGGCAGGGGTGACGCTTCCCACCTTCATTCAGGAGCTCATCGAGGAAATTGCTTTCCAGGCCCGTGAAGACAACCGGGTGGACAAGCTTTCCGGGGTGTCCCAGCGCCTGCCCATCAGTTTGACTGAACTGGTGGCTGCCAGCACCGAACGCCGTTCTCTCTTGCACGGAGATGCCCCGGTGGCACGGGTCGCCGATGTGTATCAGGCATTGCCTGCCATCACCGGGAAGCTGGAACTGGAATACGAGGGTGAACTCAAAGGCGCAGACACGGTGGCCAAAGAGATCATCCGCAAAGCGGCTGGCCAGGTCTTTGCCAAACGGGTGAAGGCAGACACCACCGACCTGGAACGCTGGTTCGAGAAAGGCGGGGTCTTCAAGGTGCCCCAGGCTGGAGATGAGATGGGAGCTCTGCGCAGCATGCGCAACCTGCCTGGCCTGATCCCTCTGGCAGGACAGCTTTCAGAGGGCAACAACGATGCCCACCGCCTGAGTGCTGCAGAATTCATTCTGGAAGGCCTGTATGGCCGCAAGAAACTGGCCCGTGCAGAGGAATCCTACACCGCTCCAGAACCTGAACAGCCCCGCTTTAAAGGCGGAGGCCGCTGGAACTGA
- a CDS encoding vWA domain-containing protein, whose translation MMKQTRYSKYESELESLDSSELMQMIQEALLGSGMNDRYDPDPNARPNMDDLFDAILEALVNRDLVPEQMLREALESEDMRQSKLGQEVQRLMNQLVQDGFIRKEFEEGEGGGTGESGEAHFELTNKAIDFLGYKTLRDLMGGMGRSSSGSHDTRDYASGVEQTGELKSYEFGDTLNLDTTETLKNVIHKGFGQMEESDLVVRQSEYFSSAATVVLLDCSHSMILYGEDRFTPAKQVALALAHLIRTQYPGDTVKFVLFHDSAEQVAISQLAQAQIGPYHTNTAAGLKLAQQLLKRENKDMKQIVMITDGKPSALTLPDGRIYKNAYGLDPYVLGTTLQEVANCRRMGIQINTFMLAQDADLISFVRRITEMTRGKAYFTTPYNIGQYVLMDFMKNKTKVVN comes from the coding sequence ATCATGAAGCAAACGCGTTACAGCAAATACGAATCAGAACTGGAATCTCTGGACTCCAGCGAACTGATGCAAATGATTCAGGAAGCCCTGCTCGGCTCGGGCATGAACGACCGTTACGACCCGGATCCCAACGCCAGGCCCAATATGGACGACCTCTTCGATGCCATTCTGGAAGCGCTGGTCAACCGGGACCTGGTGCCAGAACAGATGCTGCGGGAAGCCCTGGAATCCGAAGACATGCGCCAGAGCAAACTGGGTCAGGAAGTGCAGCGCCTGATGAACCAGCTGGTGCAGGACGGCTTCATCCGCAAGGAATTTGAAGAAGGCGAGGGCGGAGGGACAGGCGAGAGCGGCGAGGCGCACTTTGAGCTGACCAACAAGGCCATCGACTTCCTGGGCTACAAGACCCTGCGGGATCTGATGGGCGGCATGGGACGTTCCAGTTCTGGCAGCCACGACACCCGCGATTACGCCTCTGGGGTGGAGCAGACCGGAGAACTGAAATCCTACGAATTCGGAGACACCCTCAATCTGGACACCACCGAAACCCTCAAGAATGTGATTCACAAGGGTTTTGGTCAGATGGAGGAAAGTGATCTGGTGGTGCGCCAGTCTGAGTACTTCTCCAGTGCAGCCACGGTGGTGCTGCTGGACTGCTCCCACAGCATGATTCTGTACGGAGAGGACCGCTTCACGCCGGCCAAGCAGGTGGCCCTGGCCCTGGCGCACCTGATTCGCACCCAGTACCCAGGAGACACCGTGAAGTTCGTGCTGTTCCACGACAGCGCAGAACAGGTGGCCATTTCCCAGCTGGCCCAGGCCCAGATCGGTCCTTACCACACCAACACCGCAGCAGGTTTGAAGCTGGCCCAGCAGCTCCTGAAACGGGAAAACAAGGACATGAAGCAGATCGTGATGATCACCGACGGCAAGCCCAGTGCCCTGACCCTGCCCGATGGAAGGATCTACAAGAATGCTTATGGCCTGGACCCTTATGTGCTGGGAACCACCCTGCAGGAAGTGGCCAACTGCCGCAGAATGGGCATCCAGATCAACACCTTCATGCTGGCCCAGGATGCAGATTTGATTTCTTTTGTGCGCCGCATCACCGAGATGACCAGAGGCAAGGCCTACTTCACCACCCCGTACAACATCGGGCAGTACGTCCTGATGGATTTCATGAAGAACAAAACCAAAGTGGTCAACTGA